A region from the Nocardioides exalbidus genome encodes:
- a CDS encoding cystathionine beta-synthase, translating into MQYVNSVLDLIGNTPLVRLGRTLDLPDAAADAPLVLAKVEYLNPGGSVKDRIATRMIEAAEASGELQPGGTIVEPTSGNTGVGLAMVAQQKGYKCIFVCPDKVSVDKRNVLKAYGAEVVVCPTAVAPEHPDSYYNVSDRLASQPGAWKPNQYANPHNPRSHYETTGPEIWAQTEGRITHFVCGMGTGGTISGVGRYLKEQNPDVQVIGADPAGSVYSGGTGRPYLVEGVGEDFWPDTYDRTVADRVIEVSDADSFAFTRRLAREEALLVGGSCGMAAWAARQVAQELAAEGRTDAVVVVLLPDSGRGYLTKIFNDEWLAQYGFATGDQEDHRTVGEVLRGKSGQLPDLVHTHPSETIAEAVHIFQEYGVSQMPVVRAEPPIVAAEVAGSVSVSTLLDALFAGTAKLNDPVEDHMSPAMPTIGSTEAASDAVSLLENSDAVLVHEDGKPIGVLTRQDLLTFVAAS; encoded by the coding sequence GTGCAGTACGTGAACTCGGTCCTCGACCTGATCGGCAACACCCCGCTCGTCCGGCTCGGCCGGACCCTCGACCTGCCTGACGCCGCCGCGGACGCTCCGCTGGTCCTGGCGAAGGTGGAGTACCTGAACCCCGGCGGGTCGGTGAAGGACCGCATCGCCACACGCATGATCGAGGCCGCCGAGGCCTCGGGCGAGCTCCAGCCCGGCGGCACGATCGTCGAGCCGACCTCCGGCAACACCGGTGTCGGGCTGGCGATGGTGGCCCAGCAGAAGGGCTACAAGTGCATCTTCGTGTGCCCCGACAAGGTCAGCGTCGACAAGCGCAACGTGCTCAAGGCCTACGGCGCCGAGGTCGTGGTCTGCCCGACCGCCGTCGCGCCCGAGCACCCGGACTCCTACTACAACGTCTCGGACCGGCTCGCCTCGCAGCCCGGTGCGTGGAAGCCCAACCAGTACGCCAACCCGCACAACCCGCGCTCGCACTACGAGACCACGGGACCGGAGATCTGGGCGCAGACCGAGGGCCGGATCACCCACTTCGTGTGCGGCATGGGCACCGGCGGCACGATCAGCGGCGTCGGGCGCTACCTCAAGGAGCAGAACCCCGACGTCCAGGTGATCGGCGCGGACCCGGCGGGCTCGGTCTACTCCGGCGGCACCGGCCGGCCCTACCTCGTCGAGGGCGTCGGCGAGGACTTCTGGCCCGACACCTACGACCGCACCGTCGCCGACCGCGTCATCGAGGTCTCCGACGCGGACTCGTTCGCCTTCACCCGCCGCCTGGCCCGTGAGGAGGCGCTGCTCGTCGGCGGGTCCTGCGGGATGGCCGCGTGGGCCGCCCGGCAGGTCGCGCAGGAGCTCGCCGCCGAGGGCCGCACCGACGCCGTCGTCGTGGTGCTGCTGCCGGACTCCGGTCGCGGCTACCTCACCAAGATCTTCAACGACGAGTGGCTCGCCCAGTACGGCTTCGCCACCGGCGACCAGGAGGACCACCGCACGGTCGGCGAGGTGCTGCGCGGCAAGTCCGGCCAGCTGCCCGACCTGGTCCACACGCACCCCAGCGAGACCATCGCCGAGGCCGTGCACATCTTCCAGGAGTACGGCGTCAGCCAGATGCCCGTCGTCCGCGCCGAGCCGCCGATCGTGGCCGCCGAGGTCGCGGGGTCGGTGTCGGTCTCGACGCTCCTCGACGCACTCTTCGCCGGCACGGCCAAGCTCAACGACCCGGTCGAGGACCACATGTCCCCGGCCATGCCGACCATCGGCTCCACCGAGGCGGCCTCCGACGCCGTGTCGCTGCTCGAGAACTCCGACGCCGTGCTGGTGCACGAGGACGGCAAGCCCATCGGCGTGCTCACCCGCCAGGACCTGCTGACCTTCGTGGCCGCCTCGTGA